One segment of Thermococcus sp. AM4 DNA contains the following:
- the hisH gene encoding imidazole glycerol phosphate synthase subunit HisH produces MSLIAVVDLGIGNLANVRKALKGVVTSDPYEIEKAEKLVLPGVGNFGAVMERLEPLRGVILDAITDGKPFLGICLGLQLLFEGSEESPGRSGLGVFRGNVVRFQGVRTPHIGWNQLWKRKDCPLFKGIRDGAYFYFVHSYYAEPSEEEIIAGVTDYESRGRRVVFTSAVCRGNVYAVQFHPEKSWRNGLTVMRNFRRL; encoded by the coding sequence GTGAGCTTGATAGCGGTGGTCGATTTGGGAATAGGCAACCTCGCCAACGTGAGGAAAGCCCTCAAAGGAGTCGTCACGAGCGACCCCTACGAGATTGAGAAAGCTGAAAAGCTCGTCCTCCCGGGGGTCGGCAACTTTGGAGCGGTGATGGAGAGGCTCGAACCGCTGAGGGGCGTTATACTCGACGCGATAACCGATGGAAAGCCCTTCCTCGGGATATGCCTTGGATTACAGCTCCTCTTCGAGGGGAGCGAGGAGAGTCCCGGAAGGTCCGGCCTCGGTGTCTTCAGGGGAAACGTCGTCAGGTTTCAGGGGGTTAGAACGCCCCACATCGGCTGGAACCAGCTGTGGAAGCGGAAGGACTGCCCGCTCTTCAAGGGGATTCGCGATGGCGCGTACTTCTACTTCGTCCACTCCTACTACGCCGAGCCAAGTGAAGAGGAAATAATCGCGGGGGTTACCGACTACGAGTCGAGGGGAAGGAGAGTGGTCTTCACGTCGGCCGTTTGCAGGGGCAACGTTTACGCCGTCCAGTTTCACCCTGAGAAGAGCTGGCGGAACGGTTTGACCGTCATGAGAAACTTCAGGAGGCTTTAG
- the hisB gene encoding imidazoleglycerol-phosphate dehydratase HisB: protein MRRTTRETDVTVELNSTGEIETGDRVLEHMLTALFHYMGRSARVKAEYDLRHHLWEDVGITLGEELRSKLPERFRRFGSAIMPMDDALVLVAVDISGRPYVSAELSFEEGEEGFEKALAREFLWGLARSLRATIHVKTLSGVNAHHVIEATFKGLGVALGQAIREGERVESTKGLLEV, encoded by the coding sequence ATGAGAAGAACAACGAGGGAGACCGACGTAACTGTGGAGCTTAACTCGACCGGGGAAATAGAGACCGGCGACAGGGTCCTCGAGCACATGCTCACAGCTTTGTTCCACTACATGGGCAGGAGCGCGAGGGTTAAGGCCGAATACGACCTCAGGCACCACCTCTGGGAAGACGTGGGCATAACCCTCGGGGAGGAGCTACGCTCGAAGCTCCCAGAAAGGTTCAGGCGCTTCGGGAGCGCGATTATGCCGATGGACGATGCCTTAGTCCTCGTTGCAGTGGACATCTCTGGAAGGCCCTACGTGAGCGCTGAACTGAGCTTTGAGGAGGGGGAGGAGGGGTTCGAGAAGGCCCTGGCCAGGGAGTTCCTCTGGGGGCTGGCGCGCTCGTTAAGGGCGACAATCCACGTGAAGACGCTGAGCGGAGTAAACGCGCACCACGTCATCGAGGCGACTTTCAAGGGTCTCGGCGTCGCGCTGGGCCAGGCCATTCGCGAGGGCGAGAGGGTTGAGAGCACGAAGGGACTGCTGGAGGTGTGA
- the hisA gene encoding 1-(5-phosphoribosyl)-5-((5-phosphoribosylamino)methylideneamino)imidazole-4-carboxamide isomerase, with translation MDVYPAIDLMNGRAVRLYKGKREEVKVYGDPVEIAGRFSEFVDKIHVVDLDGAFEGFPKNLGVVERIIRETGLRVQLGGGLRSYEAVERAYEIGVENAIIGTKAFDLEFLARITNDFEGIIVSLDSKGGRIAVKGWLESGIPVREAYETLRGYVDRFIYTSVERDGTLTGIEEIKRFWNNEEFIYAGGVSGIEDLLKLEEIGFSGVIVGKALYEGKVSLEELLEVAECSRRG, from the coding sequence ATGGACGTCTATCCGGCAATCGACCTCATGAACGGAAGGGCCGTCAGGCTCTACAAGGGGAAGCGAGAGGAAGTCAAGGTCTACGGCGACCCCGTCGAGATAGCGGGGCGGTTTAGCGAGTTCGTTGATAAAATCCACGTCGTGGATTTGGACGGGGCCTTTGAGGGCTTCCCTAAGAACCTCGGTGTGGTTGAGAGGATAATCCGCGAGACCGGGCTGAGGGTCCAGCTCGGTGGCGGTCTGAGGAGCTACGAGGCCGTCGAGAGGGCCTACGAAATCGGCGTCGAGAACGCGATAATAGGCACGAAAGCCTTTGATTTGGAGTTCCTGGCCAGAATAACCAACGATTTCGAGGGAATAATCGTCAGCCTCGACTCAAAGGGTGGGAGAATAGCGGTGAAGGGCTGGCTTGAGAGCGGGATTCCGGTTAGAGAGGCCTACGAGACGCTGAGGGGCTACGTTGACAGGTTCATCTACACCTCCGTCGAGAGGGACGGGACCTTAACCGGAATCGAGGAAATCAAGCGCTTTTGGAATAACGAGGAGTTCATCTACGCGGGGGGAGTTTCAGGTATTGAAGACCTGCTGAAGCTTGAGGAAATAGGTTTTTCCGGGGTCATCGTCGGGAAGGCGCTCTACGAGGGCAAGGTCAGCCTCGAAGAACTGCTGGAGGTGGCGGAATGCTCGCGAAGAGGATAA
- the hisIE gene encoding bifunctional phosphoribosyl-AMP cyclohydrolase/phosphoribosyl-ATP diphosphatase HisIE, which translates to MGADELIEKVDWEKNGGIVPVIVQDTKGEVLTLAYMDREALRRTLETGYAHYHSRSQGRVRMKGEVSGNTQRVKEIRVDCDSDALLLIVEQKGVACHTGNYSCFYRKLGEPERVLPMDYSLTIIRELEELIRKRKEEPVEGSYTSELFKAGRERIYKKFGEEAVEVLVAETREGLIYETADMLYHLLVLLAYNGVSLGEVMAELRRRRK; encoded by the coding sequence ATGGGCGCTGATGAGCTGATTGAAAAAGTTGACTGGGAGAAGAACGGCGGAATCGTCCCCGTCATAGTTCAAGACACAAAGGGAGAGGTTCTAACGCTGGCCTACATGGACAGGGAAGCGCTGAGGAGGACCCTTGAAACGGGCTACGCCCACTACCACTCCCGCTCGCAGGGCAGGGTGAGAATGAAAGGTGAAGTCAGCGGAAACACCCAGAGGGTTAAGGAAATCCGGGTAGACTGCGACAGCGACGCGCTCCTCCTCATAGTCGAGCAGAAGGGCGTTGCCTGCCACACCGGGAACTACTCCTGCTTCTACCGGAAGCTGGGCGAGCCTGAGCGCGTTCTGCCGATGGACTACTCGCTCACAATCATTAGGGAGCTTGAGGAGCTGATACGAAAGAGGAAGGAAGAGCCGGTCGAAGGTTCTTACACCTCGGAGCTGTTCAAAGCCGGAAGGGAGAGGATTTACAAGAAGTTCGGCGAGGAAGCGGTGGAAGTTCTCGTTGCCGAGACGCGGGAGGGTCTCATCTACGAAACCGCCGACATGCTCTACCACCTGCTCGTTCTCCTCGCTTACAACGGCGTTTCCCTCGGGGAGGTTATGGCCGAGCTGAGGAGGCGGAGGAAGTGA
- the hisF gene encoding imidazole glycerol phosphate synthase subunit HisF produces MLAKRIIAALDIKEGRVVKGIKFRNIRDAGDPVELAKRYESEGIDEIVFLDITASYEKRGILLDLVERIAGEIYVPFTVGGGIRTVEEAREIVKRGADKVFVNTSAVDRPELVGEMAELIGTANTVVAIDAKWNGSFWEVYTHGGRKARGINAIEWAKTVERLGAGEILLTSMDTDGTKEGFDIALTKAVAEAVDIPVIASGGAGKPEHFYEAFKAGAEAALAASIFHYGEYTVGELKEYLAERGIPVRLDY; encoded by the coding sequence ATGCTCGCGAAGAGGATAATCGCGGCGCTGGACATAAAAGAGGGCAGGGTCGTGAAGGGGATAAAGTTCCGGAACATACGCGATGCTGGCGACCCTGTGGAACTCGCAAAGCGCTACGAGAGCGAGGGGATAGACGAAATTGTCTTCCTCGACATCACAGCATCGTACGAGAAGAGGGGAATTCTCCTCGACCTCGTTGAGAGAATCGCGGGGGAGATATACGTCCCCTTCACCGTCGGAGGGGGCATAAGGACGGTCGAGGAAGCGAGGGAGATAGTCAAGCGCGGGGCCGATAAGGTCTTCGTGAACACCTCTGCGGTCGATAGGCCCGAACTCGTGGGGGAGATGGCCGAGCTGATAGGAACGGCAAACACCGTGGTTGCCATAGATGCGAAGTGGAACGGCTCCTTCTGGGAGGTTTACACCCACGGCGGAAGGAAGGCGAGGGGGATTAATGCTATCGAGTGGGCGAAGACCGTTGAGAGACTTGGAGCGGGAGAAATCCTCCTCACGAGCATGGACACTGACGGGACTAAGGAGGGCTTTGACATAGCGCTCACGAAGGCCGTTGCGGAGGCTGTGGATATTCCTGTGATAGCCTCCGGCGGAGCGGGGAAGCCCGAGCACTTCTACGAGGCCTTCAAAGCCGGGGCCGAGGCGGCTTTAGCCGCTTCAATCTTCCACTACGGGGAATACACCGTCGGCGAGCTGAAGGAGTATCTGGCCGAGAGAGGAATTCCGGTCAGGCTGGACTACTGA
- the hisD gene encoding histidinol dehydrogenase — MELEEYVAGILRDIRERGIEAVREYSRKFDSYDGPFRVTDEEFEEAEKLVPEKDREIIERTIGRLWDYHERQKPGDELFVKNGSLYGLIYRPIRRIGIYVPGGKPLPSTLMMVAVPARIAGVKEIAVTIPPKDGRVNPYVLYVAKLLGIDEVYKLGGVQAIGAMAYGVGMKKVDKIFGPGNRFVNEAKRQVFGVVGIDSLAGPSEIAVIADETAEKDYVLVDLLSQLEHGKDSKAWLLTTSKELANFCSRDGIEVILCESLAECAEKTNEIAPEHLEIITEDPLSLVDLIENAGAIYLGPYTPVPSADYFLGVNHVLPTGGTAKFSGVLTVRDFMKPITLARVSREEFLSERELGIRLAEIEGMELHRRSMEVRR; from the coding sequence ATGGAACTTGAGGAGTACGTTGCGGGCATTTTGAGGGACATACGCGAAAGGGGAATCGAAGCGGTCAGGGAGTACTCTCGGAAGTTCGACAGCTACGACGGTCCATTCCGCGTGACGGATGAGGAGTTCGAGGAGGCGGAAAAGCTCGTTCCCGAGAAGGACAGGGAGATAATCGAGCGGACGATAGGGCGACTGTGGGACTACCACGAAAGGCAGAAGCCGGGAGACGAGCTTTTCGTCAAGAACGGCTCGCTCTACGGCCTTATCTACCGCCCGATACGGAGGATAGGAATCTACGTTCCCGGCGGGAAACCGCTCCCCTCGACCCTCATGATGGTCGCCGTTCCCGCGAGGATAGCGGGCGTCAAGGAGATAGCGGTCACGATTCCGCCGAAGGACGGCAGGGTGAACCCCTACGTGCTCTACGTGGCAAAACTGCTCGGCATCGACGAGGTTTACAAGCTCGGTGGGGTTCAGGCGATAGGGGCGATGGCGTACGGCGTTGGAATGAAGAAGGTGGACAAGATATTCGGGCCCGGAAACAGGTTCGTCAACGAGGCCAAGAGGCAGGTGTTCGGCGTCGTGGGAATAGACAGCCTCGCCGGGCCGTCGGAGATAGCGGTCATAGCCGATGAAACGGCCGAGAAGGACTACGTCCTGGTGGACCTCCTCAGCCAGCTGGAGCACGGGAAGGACAGCAAAGCATGGCTTCTGACGACCTCGAAGGAGCTTGCCAACTTCTGCTCCCGCGACGGGATTGAGGTGATACTCTGCGAAAGCCTCGCGGAGTGCGCCGAAAAGACGAACGAGATAGCGCCGGAGCACCTTGAGATAATAACCGAAGACCCGCTCAGCCTGGTTGACCTCATCGAGAACGCCGGGGCGATTTACCTCGGACCCTACACGCCCGTTCCCTCAGCTGATTACTTCCTCGGCGTCAACCACGTCCTTCCGACCGGAGGAACGGCAAAGTTCAGCGGGGTTCTAACGGTGAGGGACTTCATGAAGCCGATAACCCTCGCCCGGGTGAGCAGGGAGGAGTTTCTGAGCGAAAGGGAGCTTGGAATAAGATTGGCGGAGATAGAGGGCATGGAACTTCACAGGAGGAGCATGGAGGTGAGGAGATGA
- the hisC gene encoding histidinol-phosphate transaminase, giving the protein MISELVKSFQPYRVVEGNYRIRLDKNESPYDLPDWVKEEIFEELRELDFNRYPHITSMPAREAIAEFYGLSPDNVAVGNGSDELLSYLVRLFEGNHIITTPPTFGMYSFYARLNGVPVVEVPLREDFTIDGEAIAKKAENARAIFIASPNNPTGNLQPEEEIVRVLETGRPVILDEAYAEFAGKSLWKLIEDYKNLVVLRTFSKAFGMAGIRAGYMLAGEEVVDALYRIKSPFSVGIMTMTAVRVALRHADLMERRVRKIVEERERMRRKLGELAYPSDANFLLVKLDAYEELLKRGIVVRKLSGRLEGHIRVTVGRRWENDAFLKAVREVASYVGGL; this is encoded by the coding sequence GTGATAAGCGAGCTGGTCAAGTCCTTTCAGCCGTATCGCGTCGTGGAGGGGAACTACCGGATAAGGCTCGACAAGAACGAAAGCCCCTACGACCTGCCGGACTGGGTGAAGGAGGAAATCTTCGAGGAGCTGAGGGAGCTTGACTTCAACCGCTATCCTCACATAACCTCCATGCCGGCGCGGGAAGCGATAGCCGAGTTCTACGGTCTCTCGCCGGACAACGTGGCCGTCGGAAACGGGAGCGACGAGCTGTTGAGCTACCTCGTGAGGCTCTTTGAGGGAAACCATATAATCACGACTCCACCGACCTTCGGAATGTACTCCTTCTACGCGAGGCTGAACGGCGTTCCGGTCGTTGAAGTGCCCCTTCGGGAGGACTTCACGATTGACGGGGAGGCGATAGCCAAAAAAGCAGAAAACGCGAGGGCAATCTTCATAGCATCGCCCAACAACCCCACAGGAAACCTCCAGCCGGAGGAGGAAATCGTCAGAGTCCTCGAAACCGGAAGGCCGGTAATCCTTGACGAGGCCTACGCGGAGTTCGCGGGAAAGAGCCTCTGGAAGCTCATCGAGGATTACAAGAACCTCGTAGTGCTGAGGACGTTCTCCAAGGCCTTCGGAATGGCCGGAATCAGGGCCGGCTACATGCTGGCGGGCGAAGAGGTTGTAGATGCCCTCTACCGGATAAAGTCCCCCTTCAGCGTCGGAATCATGACGATGACGGCCGTGAGGGTGGCGCTTAGACATGCGGACCTGATGGAGAGGCGCGTTAGGAAAATTGTTGAGGAGCGCGAGAGGATGAGGAGAAAGCTCGGGGAGCTGGCCTATCCAAGCGACGCCAACTTCCTCCTCGTTAAGCTCGACGCCTACGAGGAGCTTTTGAAACGGGGCATAGTGGTGAGGAAGCTCTCGGGAAGGCTCGAGGGGCACATACGAGTAACCGTCGGCAGAAGATGGGAGAACGACGCCTTCCTGAAGGCCGTGAGGGAGGTAGCCAGCTATGTGGGTGGT